The genomic DNA GCACCACTCTGAAGCTTCAGATGTTAGCTTGTAAAATCATACCAGCACACTCCAGCTAATAATGGGATACAGCAAAGCCTGTCTTAATCATCTGTCCAAAAACAGCTGCTTTGCCAACATTATTGGTACCTAAAGGTTGAACACTGCCGTCATGGAAATAGCATAGTTACTCTAAAGTAGTCACATAAAACAGCAGCTACCACAGGCAGGGTCTAGCACAGCTTTTGCAGGCTACAAAATTTATATAGATTCCCACAAAAATAGGCCAGCAACGCAGAGGGGCCAACGAAAACCAGCTGCTCAAGGTCTGCCTGCATTGCAGTCCTTTTGCACCTGTTTTCTCCCTGCCCATCTTTCCCAGAGCCGTCATCTGCCCCAGCCCATCTTGTAGGGACttgtctcctcttctcctgctctttgctATTCTTACCACTGCCATGTACAGCCAGGGCATAGTCAGATTGCAGCTGCAAGGTGGAGAGCCCTGTTATTCTACCGCAGACACAGTAGCTGCAACACCAGGTTGAAAGTTAGGAGAGAACTGAACTCAAACAGGCAAATCCTCCCAGAAAAGCTCCAAAGCAATTACAAAAATAAGTCAGGCAATGTGTTGAAAGCACACGTgcacaagagaggaaaagaagcagtTCCTGGAGGAAAACGATTGAGTACCTAAACAATTTCATGGCAAAAGAATCCGTTACCTTTATCCTCCAAAGgagactttttctttaaatcagtccttcaataggaaaaggaaatcGAAGTCCAATTCCATCTTGCATTtgacttctttattttgtgtgcCCGCTCTGTGAAGCATGACACTATTGCTGTCCTTTGTCAGCATTCTTGTTTCCAGAGCCTCTCCTGTTTTTCCCATAAGCAGCTCCTGCCTTTGCACGGTCGCAGCCCAAAGGCCATCCTGGCTGAGCAGCACCACAGTTGTCCCCTctgggacagggcaggacaCCCACTGCGCCTGAGGCTCAGGCAGAGCCCGAGCAAATGAGAAGTGCTTGGTTTTGGCTGCGTCCacccgggcagggctggctcaCATCCCTGGGAGTCTGAAAATGGGACTTCTGGAGAAAACGAGGCAGAAACACCAAAGTTTCAGCCAAGCTAGTTAGCTTAGTGCCAGCACTTCTGGAAGCAATCAGAGCTAAGCACAAGTCCAGGGCCAGCCATGCTGTGTGACATGTCTTACAGCAAGATGAGGGGTTGCAGATATCGGGACAAAAAACAGGACTTGAGGAATTAAGTATAGCACATTGCTGATGTTCTTCAGCAAAGCTGGGTTACAAGAAGACTGGGACCCAGTGCAGTAAAAGCCAGTGGGCTGACCTGTGGCAGCAGGCACTGTAGATTCCTACACAATGAAGCCTCAGATAACTGATGTCAAACAAAGAACAACCACTAAAATGATAAGTGTCTCAAAAAGTTCATATATGAAGAAGAGTGGACCAGCACAATAATTAACTGGAAGAGTGCCATAGAACTATTTCCACCTATAGCGCAGACATTTTTAAGTGATTTACATAAAGACTGAGTGTTAATATTCAAATAGATACCAGGAATTTACATTACTTTTAGATCATTCAAACCTGAATATTATGTGAATTGTGCATACATTGCAGTCCTTTGTAGCACAATACAAAATATATTGATAGtttccatttcacagaatcattttggttggaagaggccctcaagattgagtccaaccacaacgTAACTCtggcaccaaaccatgtccctaagagccttgTCTATATGTCTTTTTAACACCTCCAggcatggtgactccaccacttccctaggcagcctgttccagtgcttcacaaccctttctgtgaataaatttttcctaatatttaatCTGAACCTTACCTGGgacaacttgaggccatttcctcttgtcctatcacttgctacttgggagaacagaccaacaccctccatgctacaacctcctttcaggtagttgtagacagcaataaggtctcccctcagcctccttttctccaggctaaacagccccagttccctcagctgctcctcatcagattTGTGCTCcaagcccctcaccagcttcatcgcccttctctgaactctctccagcacctcaatgtctttcctatactgaggggcccaaaactgaacactgGATTCAAGATGGTGCCTCaacagtgctgagtacagtgagACACTGTTACTCTTCTAGTCCTGCTGGCGACACTATTCCTGAtccaagccaggatgctgttggcctttttggccacctgggcacactgctggctcatgttcagccggctgtcgaTCAACATcctcagatccctctctgccaggcagctttccagccactgttccccgagcctgtagcgctgcctggggttgttgtgacccaagtgcaggacccggcacttggctttgttaaacctcatacaattggcctcagcccaacgatccagccagtccagatccctctatagagccttcctactctccagcagatcaacactcccacccaatttggtgtcatctgcaaactttctgggggtgcactcaattcccttgtccagatcattgataaagagattaaacagaactggccccaatactgagccctgaggaacaccattcgtgaccagccaccaactgcatttggctccattcaccacaactctttgggctgggccctccagccagttctttacccagtgaagagtacGCCCGTCCATGCCATGAGCTGCCAAAAATTTCTGGCATTATGTCTTCGTgcaaagggggaagaaaaggaaagatgttttattcaagaattaagcaaaattaaaccaaaccacacacacaaacaccacacaccactgaatttaaaagaaaacagcttacAGGgcataaatacaaaatatgtaaGATGTGTGAGAATACATTTGCTGTCAAATTCACATTCCCAGCAAAAGATACTAAATTAAATGCTCTGACAAAATCCTCATGGACCCAAGTAAGTGATGAGGTACATGAAATTCGCTACAAGATCAGCTTCCTCGTTGCTATTCTAAGCAATCTGAGTGGGTAGCAAGAACATGAAATCTCAGTAGctgattttaaaactttaaaatacgTCTGCAAGTGTTGGCTTTCATTATGTTATCATAAACATCTTTACATCTTGCATTCAGTCACTTACACGAGGTTTTTAAAGTACACTAGTATATTCAATTGGTGGAGAGGAAAAACTGGCAGGTGGGGTATCACCCAGCTCagcaaaaagcacattttttctcCAATTCTTGAAGAGACCGATCAAGATTTCCAGTAGTGAAGTTaataatgaatatatttttttccagttactgaGTTTCTGGTCACCTTTACTTACTCCACATATATGTTCCCCCCCTTAATTATGCGGGCTGTTATTACTGGCCTAGCCTGTTTTACATTGTAGAGAAttcatttgtcatttaaaatataaactccTCAAAGCATCATCTAAGAAATTGCGCTTTAAGTCTTCACTGGAATAACAAATATGCAAATACCCATtcctcacacacacacccccataCATACTTAGTTTTTGGTCACAGCACACCTCAGCTCTGCAAAACTATTTTATATTGATTATTCTAGTGCAGTCACCTCTTCAGCTTCATCCCTGCAGCTTTCATCCAAGCCACTTCCTACAGCCTGGATTTTCTGCTCCCCACCTTGTGTTAATTTAAGGCTGAGATCTTACAAGGAGAGCCTCAGGGACAAGACTCTGAAACCCAGAGACGGCTCCACAAAGTTTGTCTCTCCAGCATCCAACTCTCTCCCACTGTTTGTCTGCACATCTctcccattcccttccttctcaCACCACGGGAGAGAGATGGTTATAGGTCCTTTTGGTTCTTTATCCATCTAAATACTCAGAAATTCTCACCCACAAGTCTGATGGTTCCTCTGGCCACTTCCTTAAAATCTTCTGGAGAAAACTGCAGCAAACAATCCCACCACTGACAAGGGGCAAAGAGTGCCTTCCCCATTCCCAGACACTGCTTGCCAGAAATAGCAGCAGGAACATGCAGCAAACCCCCAGGTCTTCTGAATAGAGttgtctccttttccttttcccataaAAACCACCAGGAAcagccttttgctgttttgcagaggcctctgagcctttctttttcctctttcttctctttttgggaccaggtgctgtttcctgggactggctgatCAGCATGTctgtgaggaattgccttgagtatcttttatttctattttatgtatatttactagtagtgtatcagcatgttgttattttattaaactgtgtttatctcaacccaagtttctccctttccttttgatTCTCCCCACTATTGCGAGGGTGGGGGTGAGCAagtggctatcgtggttgtattgctagctcaggttaaatcACAACACTAGTACAATGGGGAAATACCATAGAGGCAGACAGAGTTTGTGCAACACTTTATTACACTGCTGAAGACGGGGAATCAGTTCTGGTGACAGCCTCTTTTCTATTAATCAGGCTGAGGAAACCAATAGTACAGTATTATTACGAGGTCACTGACCCACAGAGGGAAGCACACAAACCCTCTCAATACTGTCATTTGCAACTCTGTCCTGTTACAAAGGCAATTCAAGCTGCCAAGAATAGCACTGTTAAAACAAGGTGCCCTCCAGCTGCTAGTATATTTGCAACTCCTGTTATTTTCCAATGGCAAAGAGCAGTCACTCAACTTTTGAGAGCGATACTGCAGTCAGTCTAAGACTTCAGATGAAAGGCAGTAGCACAGATATTCACAACAGACCAACACATAATTATAGCAAAGCATGGAAGGCTCTCTTTGGCACAATGTGGAAGAGCTTACATCTGGAGAGCAGAACATGCTTATGTGATTGTAAAGAAATCAATACTTGCAGCAAGAGGCAAGAGAAGTTACCATCACCTTTTGTAAGAGAGAAAGGGAATCAGTAAAAGCCATGTCTGCAATGGTTATCTTTTATATTTCAGTCTTAACAGAAACCGACATTTTGACTTAACtcccttttaaaacaaacctgATGATGTTATACCTTACACAGTGTCAGCTAAGGATCTATAATAACTCTACTACATCTGCATACATCATACAGTACACTCATATCAGTCCTCCTGAACTCCCATGAAAGTGCTTGCACAACTGCATAGTTAACAGTCAGAGGAATCACACAATATAAGGCTACAGGTACAGCCATATGGACCCTTTTATTGTAGTTGGAAacattatttccaaaataaagcaCTTTCGGGGTAACAAGAAAACACACCTTTTCCAAACCTGCAGCTAGAAGTAAGCAGTGAAATTTTAGAATGAGGTAAACATACTGCATAGGCTATATATTTAAATCCAAATTCCAGAAGTTATTTGGCTTAATggtgaaattatttaaaactgaacagaaagagaaaactatacctataaaaatctgaaaacaaatccAGGTTGACTCTAATagtaaattagaaaataattcatttacaGAGGACATtttctactgctttttttttttaagttacccAGACAAAAGCACGATTTGAAAAGAGCTTTGCTGATTTTCCCATGGAGCTGTTCCTTCTAGAATACCTGCTCAACCTCATCTTGTTTCCTTCAGTTAATCTGAGCCAAGACTGGTACTGGGCACATGCTGTCACAACCGCCCAGTGAATACTGGCCTTCCAGCCTACGCTGCAGCTTTTCTTGCCCCAACCAGTATTCTGGAGCAGTGACAAAGCTTTGACACAGGTGTTCAGAATAGTCATTGGTGTTTAACAGTGTGTCAGAGACCtcaattataatttttaaatcatttgaaAGCTAAGTTAGAATTAACAGTAGTACCTTTCATGattcttgtgtttttatttaaaatgtgtccttgcaggtttgctttttttgataTTCCCTTATATCAGTATTTAGTTCCCAGAAATCATTCCTGTCAGACAATGCAGTTTTCTGCAAAGACAGTATCTTCCATCCTCACCACATTTTCAATAAACTGTGTAGAAGACAGTCAATGATCACACTAAGTTAAAGTGCATATATTCCTTTCTGATACAGGCAACAAAGTTGtggactgaaaaaataaatcatactgAAAATtgaaaaccacacacaaaaaatcctaCTGTGGCCATTTAGCATCCCACAATGATGTTGTCCCACTGAGTACTGcccaaaaatacttttcttcaaGTGTCTGTTAGCTTAAAAAAACttctaacattaaaaataatggttCCTGTTTAATCAGACTCTGAGAATCATGAATTTATGTAATCCTTGAAAGCTACAGCTCCCCCAAGGCTGGCATATTGCCTTGACGACTTGTAAGTAGTTTGTATTTTACCCTTTGGATCCAGGCTTCAAGCTCGCAAAAGCTTTGGAGTTTTTAAGGGAATGTGAAATTTCattgagaaaagaaataaaatgatagTCCCTTTCTGACTTCTTGGATTCAAAAATAACTACAATGGTAAAGTGAGGTTCGGGGCGAGTCAGAAAGTACGTGCTTTGGACTTTGTCATCGTAGAAGTGAACAACCTTCTCCAGACTGTTGAGGTCAGAGGTTCTGTCAGTCATAATCATGATTACATTGGGCCAGTGCATAACAGGCCTGTCGCTGGGCAGAGACACCACTGCAGGGTACTGATCCACTCCTTTGGGGGCTTCCCTATAAGAGTGGGGATGATGATAACCATGTCCCTGAAAACTCTCTGATCCACGATTGTCAAAAATCAAGGAAACATTGACAGCATCGTACTTCCGGATGAAGCTGGAAATTTTCCCAAAGTAATCAGGATTTGTTTTAGCAGTCaaagttttcatttcagatgcTGTTGTTTGTCGACTGAGGGCCTcgtgaaaataaaagctaaactTGGCAAGGAGAATGTTTTTGAGCTTCATCAGCCAGAGGAAGAGGTGCGGAGGTTGTACAGCCTTCTGAGACTGCCCTCCAAACAGATGCTTCTTGGTCTCTCGCTGTTTCTCAAAAATTTGGCCCCAAGTTTGTAGTTTTGTGTGAGCACTGTGCAAGTTGACCAGGGATGGAAGGAACTTCCACTCTGAGATCTGAGCCTGAGCCTTTAAGAGATGTGCAAGCACATCTACTTCCAGCTGGAAACTGCTTTCAAGAGGACTGAGGATTGGATGATGAAATCTAGAAAACACAACATTATTCAAGACATGAGAAGTGCTGTACACAACAGTGAAATAATCAGATACGATGTACTTGTTAATTCACAGACAGAACAAGCATCAAAGCAGAGTAACGTGTAAACGAAAAGATAACCatgttaatgtaaaaaaaaaaaaaattaatgtaattagAGGAAGTCTTTTAATGAATATACAGCACTTTGGATTTGAcaaaaacacctgtcagacatTTCTCTATCAAAGCAAGGGAGTTATATTCGATCAGTTCAAGAACAACCACTGTTTATCTTGACTGACAAACTACTATAGCACCATTTCTCTTTAAATTCAGTTGATTTTGTTCCAATTTAAAATCCCTTCTGGTGGTAAAATACATCTTGAGAGTTCTGGAATAGCAGTAAGACATTAAGTTAAATCAAAGGAAATATGTTATAAATTTGCTGGTTTATAGGAAGCTGAGGAAGCCAagccaagctttttttttttttaaattcacaatAATATTGTGATGGGAAATCAGCCAACAGAACCATGATTAACTGTATTTACCAACAAACCAGGTCTCAAACTTCAAACCTCAGTGTACTAAGAACTatgaaggggaaaaacattTGGCAGGATTTCATCACATCACAACGAAGGCACTGTAAAAACAAATTTCTCtctcactaaaaattcaggTCAAGATCAGCTCTCAAtttaacagattaaaaaaaaaaaaaaaatacacctcaTCTACCAGGTAGAAGTGCCACTGCACATATTATTCACAGGGGTGATCCTACTATTAGAGCAAATCTCAATGAAATGGAACTTTATAGATAAATTCTATAGCTTTCTCACTTTGTTTTCCCTAAATGTCAGGAAGTAAGACAGATCCAGCCTACCTCCCCTCCCTTCATACTCAAATTACTTGTAAATGTATAACATCATCATCAGTAAATACATACTTTGCTCAAACTGTGCAAAACTGTTCCAGTTACAGAAGCTAAATacttaactttaaaaaaaaaaaagagtattcaAAGACAGAGGTGGCCCTTTTAATAAATGTGTTCCCTAATAGGCATTTAGGACTCTTAAAGAGGCCTCCAACCAAGAACAACCAATAACTCAAAGACAAGACTTGATGAGGTTTCTGTTTAAGTAAAGACAGATTCATCCCCTCACTTCAGAAGAATATCCTGGATCTTGttattgctttaaaacaaatcagTTTGTATTTAATCCTTTCAATCTTCAACAGATTATCTTCAGACAAAGTGAAAGCAACTCCATTATTCCCCTCAGCTTCCAGGACACAGTACATCTAATCAATTTCAGAAATACTTGGTTCAAAACCAAAGCACTTAATTATGTTGTGGACCAGAAGAGAGAATGAGGATTTTAGGCTTTTCATCCCCTCTCCCTTCACTATTTTCTCTTTGACTTTCCATCAAGTTCTTGCCAAAACATTAATTCTTAGGCTTGTGAAA from Caloenas nicobarica isolate bCalNic1 chromosome 1, bCalNic1.hap1, whole genome shotgun sequence includes the following:
- the KICS2 gene encoding KICSTOR subunit 2 isoform X1, which encodes MGESIPLGAPVPVEQAVLETFFSHLGIFSYDKAKDNVEKEREANKSAGASWLALLAGLAHLAAAEKAYHSMTFLGQKLGGQSFFSRKDSIRTIYTSLHNELKKVVATGRNALGGTAPHLEELLSHLSEQLCFFVQARMEIADFYEKMYTLSTQKFINSEELVNILESILKKYSSRFHHPILSPLESSFQLEVDVLAHLLKAQAQISEWKFLPSLVNLHSAHTKLQTWGQIFEKQRETKKHLFGGQSQKAVQPPHLFLWLMKLKNILLAKFSFYFHEALSRQTTASEMKTLTAKTNPDYFGKISSFIRKYDAVNVSLIFDNRGSESFQGHGYHHPHSYREAPKGVDQYPAVVSLPSDRPVMHWPNVIMIMTDRTSDLNSLEKVVHFYDDKVQSTYFLTRPEPHFTIVVIFESKKSERDYHFISFLNEISHSLKNSKAFASLKPGSKG
- the KICS2 gene encoding KICSTOR subunit 2 isoform X2; protein product: MGESIPLGAPVPVEQAVLETFFSHLGIFSYDKAKDNVEKEREANKSAGASWLALLAGLAHLAAAEKAYHSMTFLGQKLGGQSFFSRKDSIRTIYTSLHNELKKLCFFVQARMEIADFYEKMYTLSTQKFINSEELVNILESILKKYSSRFHHPILSPLESSFQLEVDVLAHLLKAQAQISEWKFLPSLVNLHSAHTKLQTWGQIFEKQRETKKHLFGGQSQKAVQPPHLFLWLMKLKNILLAKFSFYFHEALSRQTTASEMKTLTAKTNPDYFGKISSFIRKYDAVNVSLIFDNRGSESFQGHGYHHPHSYREAPKGVDQYPAVVSLPSDRPVMHWPNVIMIMTDRTSDLNSLEKVVHFYDDKVQSTYFLTRPEPHFTIVVIFESKKSERDYHFISFLNEISHSLKNSKAFASLKPGSKG